Proteins encoded within one genomic window of Spirulina major PCC 6313:
- a CDS encoding WecB/TagA/CpsF family glycosyltransferase codes for MTKFDILNISIDNISLKNLLRQIKQGGFIITPNVDHLIKLQHDPEFFHVYQTADYVICDSQILMWISLFLGKRIQEKISGSDFFPAFYEYYKDDPDIRVFLLGSREGVAQQAQERINQKVGRELVVGVHSPSFGFERNLEECEKILDIIQATDANVLAVGVGAPKQEKWIYKYRDRLSQIKIFLAIGATIDFEAGVTRRAPRNMSRWGLEWLYRLWAEPRRLWKRYLFDILPMFWLATQQKFNQYRYKKPLGLLLHEAGLLSMDQVEFLLEKQGQAPSQRFGELIVQQGWVNPQTVRFFLVELPQWLKQKRSYNLTEYLQVSGLLNDDQIDQLIQDQSIEPIALELLAIQYGWVKDETVNFFRRAQRLASKNNVNSFERVYFYKPRPL; via the coding sequence ATGACCAAATTTGATATTCTTAATATCTCCATTGATAATATTTCCTTAAAGAACTTGCTCCGGCAGATCAAACAAGGGGGATTTATCATTACCCCCAACGTAGATCACCTTATCAAACTTCAACATGATCCTGAATTTTTCCACGTCTATCAAACCGCTGACTATGTTATTTGTGACAGTCAAATATTAATGTGGATTTCGTTATTTTTAGGGAAACGCATTCAAGAAAAAATTTCCGGTTCAGATTTTTTTCCTGCCTTTTATGAATATTACAAAGACGATCCAGACATTCGTGTTTTCCTCCTCGGCTCCCGGGAAGGCGTGGCCCAACAAGCCCAGGAGCGCATCAACCAGAAAGTCGGACGAGAATTAGTGGTGGGTGTCCATTCCCCCTCCTTTGGCTTTGAACGGAATCTTGAGGAATGCGAAAAAATTCTCGATATTATTCAAGCCACCGATGCGAATGTGCTGGCCGTTGGAGTCGGCGCACCCAAGCAGGAAAAATGGATTTATAAATATCGCGATCGCCTCTCCCAGATTAAAATTTTCCTTGCGATCGGGGCGACGATTGATTTTGAGGCGGGCGTAACTCGCCGTGCCCCCCGTAACATGAGTCGGTGGGGCTTAGAGTGGCTGTATCGTCTCTGGGCAGAACCTCGGCGGCTGTGGAAACGCTACTTATTCGACATTTTGCCGATGTTTTGGCTCGCCACGCAACAAAAATTTAATCAGTATCGCTATAAAAAACCCTTGGGGTTATTGCTCCATGAAGCAGGGTTACTCTCGATGGATCAAGTCGAATTTTTGCTTGAAAAACAAGGTCAAGCACCGTCCCAACGCTTTGGGGAATTGATTGTGCAGCAGGGTTGGGTCAATCCCCAAACGGTTCGCTTTTTTCTGGTGGAGTTACCGCAATGGTTAAAACAGAAGCGATCCTATAATTTGACAGAATATTTACAAGTTTCAGGGCTATTAAATGACGACCAAATCGATCAGTTAATTCAAGACCAAAGCATTGAACCGATCGCCCTAGAGTTATTGGCAATTCAATATGGTTGGGTCAAAGATGAAACGGTGAACTTTTTTCGGCGGGCCCAACGGTTAGCGAGCAAAAATAATGTCAATAGTTTTGAGCGGGTATACTTCTACAAACCACGACCATTGTAG
- a CDS encoding homocysteine biosynthesis protein: MQRTITEINAKIVQKTAIALTVTEVKQRALTESIADIAATVDVITTGTFEPMESTGAMLNIGHTDPPIKIRHCWLDDVPVYAGLGAVDLYLGATMPQEIPPDGEAQERGGGHVIEALIAGKSVPLRATGHVTDCYPRASLDTSIRAEAINQFYLFNPRNLYQNFIVGVNGSDRPLYTYLGVLQPTLGNAVYSNPGAMSPLLNDPDLTVVGIGTKIFLGGGVGYVAWEGTQHFPLQKRLENRTPIGPAATVALIGDAKQMSPDWVRGCYFKHYGPSIMLGVGVPMPVLNEAVVARCAVQDDAIVAPVMDFSIPRRVRPTFGLVSYAQLKSGRISIEGQTVRTAPLASLYRSQRVAEELKQWITAGDFTLTEPVAPLPSDRAFLSQDRIDTAMRLDT, translated from the coding sequence GTGCAGCGCACAATTACCGAAATCAATGCCAAGATTGTCCAGAAAACGGCGATCGCCCTCACCGTCACCGAAGTGAAGCAACGGGCCCTCACCGAGTCCATCGCCGACATTGCCGCAACGGTGGACGTGATCACCACGGGCACGTTTGAGCCGATGGAGTCCACCGGGGCGATGCTCAATATTGGCCATACCGATCCACCGATTAAAATTCGTCACTGTTGGCTCGATGATGTGCCGGTGTATGCGGGATTGGGGGCGGTGGATTTATATTTGGGGGCGACGATGCCCCAGGAAATTCCCCCGGACGGTGAAGCGCAAGAGCGGGGCGGTGGTCATGTGATTGAGGCGTTGATCGCGGGTAAATCTGTGCCATTGCGGGCGACGGGTCATGTGACCGATTGTTATCCCCGTGCGTCGTTGGATACGTCGATTCGGGCGGAGGCGATCAATCAGTTTTATTTGTTTAATCCGCGTAATTTATATCAAAACTTTATCGTGGGAGTGAATGGGAGCGATCGCCCCCTCTACACCTATCTGGGGGTGCTGCAACCCACCCTTGGCAATGCCGTCTATTCCAATCCCGGCGCGATGTCTCCTTTGTTGAATGACCCGGATTTAACCGTGGTGGGGATTGGCACTAAAATTTTCCTCGGTGGCGGTGTGGGCTATGTGGCCTGGGAAGGCACGCAACATTTTCCCTTACAAAAACGCCTCGAAAACCGCACCCCCATCGGCCCCGCCGCCACTGTAGCCTTGATCGGTGATGCCAAACAGATGTCGCCGGACTGGGTGCGGGGCTGCTATTTCAAGCATTACGGCCCGTCGATCATGTTGGGGGTGGGTGTGCCGATGCCGGTGTTGAATGAGGCGGTGGTGGCACGCTGTGCGGTGCAGGATGATGCGATCGTTGCACCGGTGATGGATTTTTCGATTCCGCGTCGGGTACGTCCTACCTTTGGCCTCGTCTCCTATGCACAGTTAAAAAGTGGCCGGATCAGCATCGAAGGCCAAACCGTGCGCACCGCGCCCCTGGCGAGTTTATACCGATCGCAACGGGTCGCCGAAGAACTCAAACAATGGATCACCGCCGGAGACTTCACCCTCACGGAACCCGTTGCCCCGTTACCGAGCGATCGCGCCTTCCTCTCCCAAGACCGCATTGATACCGCCATGCGCCTCGATACCTAA
- a CDS encoding NYN domain-containing protein: protein MTAPRFFARLLVDGYNMIGAWPDLKQLQQQEGLDAARDRLIEQLINYAALQDFQTQVVFDAYARREKAYTEAYTPHLSVHYTDYAQTADAYIEKSCAHHARQVTRKRLIVATSDYAQQQTASGYGAECLSARQLAIAVQQSNRRRVHRDRKPKQSSRRFLFSGLDPQAQQRLSQLRFGKL, encoded by the coding sequence ATGACTGCTCCCCGTTTTTTTGCTCGTCTCCTGGTCGATGGCTACAACATGATCGGGGCTTGGCCCGATCTCAAACAACTGCAACAGCAAGAGGGTCTTGATGCGGCCCGCGATCGCCTGATTGAACAGTTGATTAACTACGCCGCCTTGCAGGATTTTCAAACCCAAGTGGTCTTTGATGCCTACGCTCGCCGCGAAAAAGCCTACACCGAAGCCTACACGCCCCATCTGTCCGTGCATTATACGGACTACGCCCAAACCGCTGATGCTTACATTGAAAAGTCCTGCGCCCACCATGCCCGCCAAGTCACCCGCAAACGGTTGATCGTCGCTACATCGGACTATGCCCAACAGCAGACGGCTAGTGGGTACGGGGCGGAATGTTTGTCGGCGCGGCAATTGGCGATCGCGGTGCAGCAGTCTAATCGTCGCCGGGTGCATCGCGATCGCAAACCCAAACAATCGTCCCGCCGTTTTCTGTTTAGCGGCCTTGACCCCCAAGCTCAACAGCGACTCAGCCAACTCCGCTTTGGCAAACTCTAG
- a CDS encoding dipeptide epimerase, with amino-acid sequence MDITITPFTVHKRVALTISRGTSTQNTNLWVRIYADGIEGWGEATAFSVTRQEGLTATTMQTELSQIAPILRQYHPLQRQAIAAEIASLSSATRAALDTALHDWLGKRAGLPLWQLWGLEPQHSVPTSVTVGISDPALAQARVRQWQDQLGARQFKIKLGSPVGIEADRAMFEAVQAAAPDGEFTVDANGGWRLEEAIAMADWLADRGVRHLEQPLPVEDEGDFAALYGRSPLPIFVDESCFTAADIPRLAPVVHGINIKLMKAGGLTEVLRMIHTAQSHKLQIMYGCYADSSLSNAALNQLAPYAHYIDLDSHLNLQDDPFQGMTYADGCLIPAPAPGLGVEWVSPESVD; translated from the coding sequence GTGGATATCACCATCACTCCCTTCACCGTCCATAAGCGCGTTGCGTTAACCATTAGTCGCGGCACGTCCACGCAAAACACCAACCTCTGGGTGCGCATTTACGCCGACGGCATTGAGGGGTGGGGCGAGGCCACGGCCTTTTCCGTCACCCGCCAGGAGGGCCTCACCGCCACCACCATGCAGACGGAACTAAGCCAGATCGCCCCGATCCTGCGGCAGTACCATCCCCTCCAACGTCAAGCGATCGCCGCTGAAATTGCCTCCCTGTCCTCAGCGACGCGGGCGGCATTGGATACAGCATTGCATGATTGGTTGGGGAAACGGGCGGGGCTGCCCCTCTGGCAACTGTGGGGCCTAGAGCCGCAGCACAGCGTACCCACTTCGGTCACCGTGGGGATTAGTGATCCGGCCCTGGCCCAAGCGCGGGTGCGACAATGGCAAGATCAACTGGGGGCGCGACAGTTCAAGATTAAGCTGGGGTCTCCGGTGGGCATCGAGGCCGATCGCGCCATGTTTGAGGCGGTGCAGGCGGCGGCTCCCGATGGAGAATTTACCGTTGATGCCAATGGGGGATGGCGCTTAGAGGAAGCGATCGCCATGGCCGATTGGCTCGCGGATCGGGGCGTGCGTCACCTCGAACAACCCCTACCCGTGGAGGATGAAGGGGACTTTGCCGCCCTGTATGGGCGATCGCCCCTGCCCATTTTTGTCGATGAAAGTTGTTTCACCGCCGCTGATATTCCCCGCCTTGCCCCCGTCGTCCATGGCATCAACATTAAACTGATGAAAGCCGGGGGACTCACTGAAGTGCTCCGCATGATCCACACCGCCCAAAGCCACAAACTTCAGATCATGTACGGTTGCTACGCCGACAGCAGCCTCTCCAACGCTGCCCTCAATCAGTTAGCCCCCTACGCCCACTACATCGATCTCGACAGTCACCTCAATCTCCAGGATGATCCCTTCCAAGGAATGACCTACGCGGATGGGTGCTTAATCCCCGCCCCTGCGCCAGGTCTAGGGGTGGAATGGGTTAGCCCAGAATCAGTTGATTGA
- the malQ gene encoding 4-alpha-glucanotransferase — MAFPRASGILLHPTSLPGPYGIGDLGQAAYDFVDFLVRSGQKLWQILPLGPTGYEHSPYTMNFSAFAGNPLMISLDQLAAEGLITAAIAPLDDVNPEQVDFDRVIAHKTHYLEQAYGNFSPSPEFEQFCQAQAGWLEDYVLFIAIHEQQPERMWHQWEPGLARRDPAVLAAKRAELSHRITYHQFVQFKFFAQWQALRRYANDRNIQIIGDVSIYVCEHSADVWANREIFKLDPDTLAPAYRAGVPPDYFSATGQLWGNPVYDWETLEATDFAWWVDRFRATLLYVDLVRVDHFRGFEAYWQVPGEETIALNGEWIPAPGEAFFQTLGHRLGSLPVMAEDLGVITPPVEALRDRFDFPGMKILMFAFGDDSHNPYLPHNYSQNCVVYPGTHDNDTTLGWWATTGDTERHNVAQYLGYETPAQITAMNWEFITLALASVANQAILPLQDLLDLDGRARMNDPSVNAGNWRWRYQSSAQLTEALSDRLLTLTQRYNR; from the coding sequence ATGGCATTTCCCCGCGCAAGTGGTATTTTGCTTCATCCCACCTCACTACCTGGCCCCTATGGCATTGGCGATCTCGGCCAAGCTGCCTATGATTTCGTTGATTTCCTCGTGCGCAGCGGTCAAAAACTGTGGCAAATTTTGCCCTTGGGGCCGACGGGGTATGAACATTCGCCCTACACAATGAATTTCAGTGCCTTTGCGGGCAATCCCCTGATGATCAGTCTGGATCAACTGGCGGCGGAGGGGTTAATCACGGCAGCGATCGCCCCCTTGGATGATGTGAACCCGGAACAGGTGGATTTTGATCGCGTCATTGCCCATAAAACCCACTATCTCGAACAGGCCTACGGCAACTTTAGCCCCAGCCCAGAATTTGAGCAGTTTTGCCAAGCGCAGGCCGGGTGGTTAGAGGATTACGTCTTGTTCATTGCGATCCATGAACAGCAACCGGAACGGATGTGGCATCAGTGGGAACCGGGTTTAGCGCGGCGCGATCCGGCGGTATTGGCAGCAAAACGGGCCGAGTTAAGCCACCGCATCACCTACCATCAATTTGTCCAGTTTAAATTTTTCGCCCAATGGCAAGCCCTGCGCCGCTATGCCAATGATCGCAATATTCAGATCATCGGCGATGTTTCAATCTATGTCTGCGAACATAGTGCCGATGTGTGGGCGAATCGGGAGATTTTTAAACTCGACCCTGATACCCTTGCACCGGCCTACCGGGCGGGCGTGCCGCCGGACTATTTCAGCGCCACGGGGCAACTCTGGGGTAATCCGGTCTATGACTGGGAGACCCTCGAAGCGACGGACTTCGCCTGGTGGGTAGACCGGTTCCGGGCGACGTTGTTGTATGTGGACTTGGTGCGCGTTGACCATTTCCGAGGCTTTGAGGCCTATTGGCAAGTGCCGGGAGAGGAAACGATCGCCCTCAATGGCGAATGGATTCCCGCACCGGGGGAGGCCTTTTTTCAAACCTTGGGCCATCGCCTCGGCTCACTGCCGGTCATGGCGGAGGATCTGGGGGTGATTACGCCGCCAGTGGAGGCCTTGCGCGATCGCTTTGATTTTCCGGGCATGAAGATCCTGATGTTTGCCTTTGGGGACGACAGCCACAACCCCTATTTACCCCACAACTACAGCCAAAACTGTGTTGTCTATCCCGGCACTCACGACAACGACACAACCCTCGGCTGGTGGGCCACAACGGGAGACACCGAACGGCACAACGTGGCGCAGTATCTCGGTTACGAGACCCCCGCACAGATCACCGCGATGAATTGGGAGTTCATCACCCTTGCCCTCGCGTCAGTGGCCAATCAAGCGATCTTGCCGCTCCAGGATTTGCTGGATTTGGACGGTCGGGCGCGGATGAATGATCCGAGCGTGAATGCAGGAAATTGGCGGTGGCGTTACCAATCTTCAGCACAGTTAACCGAGGCCTTGAGCGATCGCCTCCTCACCCTGACCCAACGCTATAACCGCTAA
- a CDS encoding AI-2E family transporter, whose translation MKFGHWFGLILLLIGLYGAWQVRQLLVVVLGAIILANALSGVVRGLQQNFKSLGRGRAVMATIALSLVLIVGFFGLLVPPVVAQINQLPQEVMEGIDRLGPWIAQFEDRFSPRVWALLPNWQDMGAQLPELGNNILGEGWTIFSSTLGAMLNVLLLTALTLMLLVDPNPYRQGVLRMFPAFYRPRVNQILATCDRALQRWFEGIVVNMLTVTLLSFIGLLLLRIPLALSQALIAGLFTLIPTLGAGLSAIPPMAIALLDQPWKSLIVLLLYITIQQLESNLLARRLLTRPALKLPALTLLAQLFFAIAFGIPGLFLSLPLTIVGQIWFTEIVLKDILNIWKSDPLPPDFPSHPSVLE comes from the coding sequence ATGAAATTTGGTCATTGGTTCGGACTCATCTTGCTGCTGATCGGGCTGTACGGAGCCTGGCAGGTGCGTCAACTGCTGGTGGTCGTCTTGGGCGCGATTATCCTCGCCAATGCCCTATCAGGGGTGGTGCGGGGTTTACAGCAAAATTTTAAATCCCTCGGCCGGGGTCGGGCCGTGATGGCGACGATCGCCCTCTCCCTGGTCTTGATTGTGGGCTTTTTTGGTCTGCTCGTCCCGCCCGTCGTCGCCCAAATTAACCAACTGCCCCAAGAAGTCATGGAGGGCATTGATCGCCTCGGCCCGTGGATTGCCCAATTTGAAGATCGCTTCAGTCCCCGCGTCTGGGCCCTGCTCCCCAATTGGCAGGATATGGGCGCACAACTCCCCGAATTGGGCAATAACATCCTCGGCGAGGGGTGGACGATTTTTTCTAGCACCTTAGGGGCGATGCTGAATGTCTTACTCTTGACAGCCCTAACCTTGATGCTGCTCGTAGACCCAAACCCCTATCGTCAGGGTGTGTTAAGGATGTTTCCCGCCTTCTATCGTCCACGGGTGAATCAGATTTTGGCCACCTGCGATCGCGCCCTACAACGGTGGTTTGAAGGCATCGTCGTCAACATGCTCACCGTCACCCTCCTCAGCTTCATCGGTCTCCTCTTGCTACGGATTCCCCTCGCCCTCTCCCAAGCCCTAATCGCCGGCCTGTTTACCCTGATCCCCACCCTCGGTGCTGGACTCAGTGCCATCCCCCCCATGGCGATCGCCCTCCTCGATCAACCCTGGAAATCCCTGATCGTCCTGTTGCTCTACATCACCATCCAACAACTCGAAAGCAACCTCCTCGCCCGCCGCCTCCTCACCCGCCCCGCCCTCAAACTCCCCGCCCTCACCCTCCTCGCCCAACTCTTTTTTGCGATCGCCTTTGGGATTCCCGGTCTTTTCCTCTCCTTGCCCCTCACCATCGTCGGCCAGATTTGGTTTACAGAAATCGTTTTGAAAGATATTCTCAATATTTGGAAGTCTGACCCATTACCTCCGGATTTTCCCTCTCACCCTTCGGTACTAGAGTAA
- a CDS encoding ATP-binding protein translates to MSTSCPNLHALIRPVPVCSPQVTLTSLLGLFSGTTTDVVVCLDADYKPLGTISLATLLPFLQAPQPDQSFSSTWLHSLPIVTLDESCDAIAAFIHENPKKYYAVVDTEGKFQGLVNGWQLLPQLLRPELTERMTALLMLLDHIPMPLRLETETGQVLQQNKMWQHQVDPQAEFLQENVGLDSAPANPMIPVSSRQDSTLSTTVSTLKFSGPNLASDNQHIWKLLRFPLSIPLAHAGEPLRLVLATDITEQRQLCKELTAKNADLVQLNRLKDEFLACITHELKTPLTAVLGLSNLLKDAKLGPLNPRQSRYAQLIHQSGRQLMGVVNDILDLTRLETGQLKLNPEPVQLASLCDRAYEQALAQVVSSHNPDAEKSQQTRFTLTIEPGLTGLVADELRLRQMLSHLLENALKFTPPTGQVGLTVSRWQGWIDFTVWDTGIGIPESDQHLIFQKFQQLESPLTRQFEGAGLGLVLTQRLARAHGGDISFISKSGHGSRFTLLLPPSPPQGAAKKANGTTVQQPTPNQLVMIVEAVPHYIEGLTLYLQQLGYRVLIARSGTEALEKARQIQPRIIFLNPLLPLLSGWDVLTLLKSDPSTCNIPVLVTATRAEKNQAKQNRADGFLTLPVKLAPLRESLLKIQTALVGETRNITILHLNAQENPAVEGHSPFVREFGGEIAHHTGPVNYRILEADDLEQADILARVWKPDALLLDGTQLQNAGSYLRSLTSYPALTVPPLITLDNQTTAIANQYPELTVCPCLIPITTDSIPALLQVIQVATGITVQPNILVASDELRLPPSAPPEHHAPHSFIHALTQYLQTAGFRTVLSKSWPEIQRQLANNRINLWVLHIHEPTAESFWLERLAAIRQQYPTLPILLVDYRDESKDTVSSLCAHATCTITDADQSMTTVLQKINQLILG, encoded by the coding sequence ATGTCTACGTCCTGCCCTAACCTCCACGCTCTGATTCGTCCAGTGCCGGTGTGCTCTCCTCAGGTCACGCTCACATCGCTCTTGGGATTATTTTCAGGAACCACGACGGATGTGGTGGTGTGCTTGGATGCGGACTATAAACCCTTGGGGACGATTTCCCTGGCGACGCTGTTGCCCTTCCTCCAAGCACCGCAACCGGATCAGTCCTTTTCGTCCACTTGGCTGCACTCGCTCCCGATTGTCACCCTTGATGAAAGTTGTGATGCGATCGCCGCCTTCATCCACGAAAATCCGAAAAAATACTATGCGGTGGTAGACACCGAGGGGAAATTTCAGGGCCTCGTGAATGGTTGGCAACTTTTACCGCAACTGCTACGCCCGGAACTCACCGAGCGCATGACAGCGTTGCTGATGCTGCTCGATCATATCCCGATGCCCCTGCGCCTCGAAACCGAAACCGGGCAAGTGTTGCAACAAAACAAAATGTGGCAACATCAGGTTGATCCCCAAGCTGAATTTCTCCAGGAGAATGTTGGCCTCGACAGTGCACCCGCCAACCCGATGATTCCCGTATCGTCACGGCAGGACAGCACCCTTTCCACCACTGTATCGACGCTGAAATTTTCAGGGCCGAACCTAGCCTCCGACAATCAGCATATTTGGAAGCTGCTCCGCTTTCCCCTCTCGATTCCCCTCGCCCATGCGGGGGAACCGCTGCGGCTGGTACTGGCGACGGATATCACCGAACAGCGACAACTCTGTAAAGAATTAACCGCCAAAAATGCGGATTTAGTCCAACTCAATCGCCTCAAAGATGAGTTTTTAGCCTGTATTACCCATGAATTAAAAACGCCTCTGACGGCGGTGCTGGGGCTGTCCAATCTGCTCAAGGATGCCAAGCTTGGCCCGTTGAATCCTCGCCAAAGCCGCTATGCCCAGTTGATCCATCAAAGTGGACGGCAACTGATGGGGGTGGTGAATGACATTCTGGATTTAACGCGCTTAGAAACGGGGCAACTGAAGCTGAATCCGGAGCCGGTGCAACTGGCATCGCTGTGCGATCGCGCCTATGAACAGGCCCTGGCCCAAGTGGTGAGCAGCCATAACCCCGACGCGGAAAAAAGCCAACAAACCCGATTCACCCTCACGATCGAGCCGGGTCTAACGGGTCTGGTTGCCGATGAGTTGCGCTTGCGGCAAATGCTGAGTCACCTGTTGGAAAATGCCCTGAAGTTCACGCCCCCCACGGGGCAAGTGGGGTTAACGGTGAGCCGGTGGCAAGGCTGGATTGACTTCACCGTCTGGGATACGGGGATCGGGATTCCAGAATCTGATCAACATCTGATTTTTCAGAAGTTCCAACAGTTGGAAAGTCCCCTCACTCGCCAATTTGAAGGCGCGGGCCTGGGCTTAGTTTTGACTCAACGCTTGGCCCGTGCCCATGGGGGTGATATTTCGTTTATCTCAAAGTCTGGCCATGGCAGTCGCTTCACCCTATTGTTACCCCCTAGCCCACCCCAAGGGGCGGCAAAAAAAGCCAATGGCACAACGGTACAACAACCCACGCCGAATCAGTTGGTGATGATTGTGGAGGCTGTGCCCCACTATATTGAAGGGTTGACGTTGTATTTGCAGCAGTTGGGCTATCGAGTGTTGATTGCGCGATCGGGCACTGAGGCGTTGGAAAAAGCCCGGCAAATTCAACCTCGGATTATTTTTCTCAACCCGTTGCTGCCGTTGCTGTCGGGGTGGGATGTGTTGACGCTGTTGAAATCTGATCCGAGTACCTGCAATATTCCGGTGCTGGTGACGGCAACACGGGCGGAGAAGAACCAAGCGAAGCAGAATCGGGCCGATGGGTTTTTGACACTACCGGTGAAGTTAGCCCCACTGCGGGAGAGTTTGCTTAAGATTCAAACTGCGTTGGTGGGTGAGACGCGGAATATTACGATTTTGCATTTGAATGCCCAGGAGAACCCGGCAGTCGAGGGACATTCTCCCTTTGTTCGGGAGTTTGGCGGGGAGATTGCCCACCATACCGGGCCGGTAAATTACCGGATTTTGGAGGCGGATGATCTAGAGCAGGCGGATATTTTGGCGCGGGTGTGGAAGCCGGATGCGCTGTTGTTGGATGGGACACAGTTGCAGAATGCGGGGTCGTATTTGCGATCGCTCACCAGTTATCCGGCCTTGACCGTGCCACCGTTGATCACCCTGGACAATCAAACCACAGCGATCGCCAACCAATACCCCGAACTCACCGTCTGTCCCTGCCTGATTCCGATCACCACCGACAGTATTCCCGCCCTGCTGCAAGTGATTCAAGTGGCCACCGGCATCACCGTCCAGCCCAATATTTTGGTAGCCAGTGATGAACTGCGCCTGCCCCCCTCCGCCCCTCCGGAACACCACGCCCCCCACAGCTTTATCCACGCCCTCACCCAATACCTCCAAACCGCCGGATTCCGGACGGTGCTCTCCAAATCCTGGCCCGAAATTCAACGGCAGTTAGCCAATAACCGGATTAATCTTTGGGTGTTGCATATCCATGAACCCACCGCTGAATCCTTCTGGCTCGAACGCCTCGCTGCGATCCGCCAACAGTACCCCACCTTGCCGATTCTGCTGGTGGACTATCGCGATGAGTCCAAAGATACGGTGTCTTCCCTCTGTGCCCATGCCACCTGCACGATCACCGATGCTGACCAATCCATGACGACGGTGCTACAAAAAATCAATCAACTGATTCTGGGCTAA
- a CDS encoding ADP-ribosylglycohydrolase family protein — protein MIGAIAGDIIGSVYEWNNIKTKEFPLFSPQCFFTDDTVLTVALADSILTGTSYVENLKQFFQWYPDRGYGNRFHHWASQANPQPYYSWGNGAAMRISPVGYAYDDLETVLTKAAEFTAVTHNHPEGIKGGQATAAAIFLGRMGQSKLEIKTYIESQFGYDLSRSVDDIRPTYAFTESSQETVPQAIRAWFEATDFEDAVRTAVSLGGDSDTLTCITGGIAQGFYGGVPTAIATQVYAHLDDRLARITRDFMAMVERQHGG, from the coding sequence ATGATTGGCGCGATCGCAGGAGATATTATTGGCTCGGTGTACGAATGGAATAATATCAAAACGAAAGAATTTCCGCTGTTTAGTCCACAGTGTTTTTTCACTGATGATACGGTTTTAACGGTGGCGCTGGCCGATTCAATTTTAACGGGGACGAGCTACGTTGAAAATTTAAAACAGTTTTTCCAATGGTATCCCGATCGCGGTTATGGAAATCGGTTTCACCACTGGGCCAGTCAGGCGAATCCGCAGCCCTATTACAGTTGGGGAAATGGGGCAGCGATGCGGATTAGTCCGGTGGGCTATGCCTATGATGACCTCGAAACCGTATTAACAAAAGCGGCAGAGTTTACCGCCGTTACCCACAATCACCCCGAAGGGATTAAAGGCGGCCAGGCCACGGCGGCGGCGATTTTTTTGGGGCGCATGGGTCAGTCTAAATTAGAGATCAAGACCTACATTGAATCACAATTTGGCTATGATTTAAGCCGATCCGTGGATGACATTCGCCCCACCTATGCGTTTACGGAATCATCCCAAGAGACTGTGCCCCAAGCGATTCGGGCTTGGTTTGAGGCAACGGATTTTGAAGATGCGGTGCGGACGGCGGTGTCCTTGGGGGGAGATTCGGATACCTTAACCTGCATTACGGGGGGAATTGCCCAGGGGTTTTATGGCGGGGTTCCGACGGCGATCGCAACTCAGGTTTATGCCCATTTGGATGACCGTTTAGCCAGAATTACCCGTGATTTTATGGCGATGGTTGAGAGGCAGCACGGTGGTTAG